From the genome of bacterium:
AATATACAGCCGAGAGGCAATCGCTTTGTTGCTTAATCCCTGCGATAGAAGTTCTAAAATCTCTCGTTCTCGCTCGGATAGTTTTTTTTGATCGAGATTGTTTGGTAAATATTTTGGGCCGCTGTGCTGGAGAATCGAAACGGCCAGAGCGGGGCTAAGATAGTGCTGCCCGCGCGCAACCTGCCGGATAGCCGCCGCTAACGCTTCTGGCGGCTCTTCTTTCGAAAATAGTCCGGCGATGCCTGGGGGAAAGGCTTC
Proteins encoded in this window:
- a CDS encoding response regulator transcription factor; this translates as EAFPPGIAGLFSKEEPPEALAAAIRQVARGQHYLSPALAVSILQHSGPKYLPNNLDQKKLSEREREILELLSQGLSNKAIASRLYISVRTVEGHLDKLYAHLGVHSRTEAVIFAMQQAKNR